From Variimorphobacter saccharofermentans, one genomic window encodes:
- a CDS encoding DUF5050 domain-containing protein produces MLKLIRRIFIGLVIATLAIIAIIYMYSSGRTYFNEEDEIGNTTGNIYNGGLFCEQDNLIYFNNPNANGKLYRMNSDMSGMKKLSDDMSVYINADENYIYYVRANNTRENKDDAFTKYNNTGVIRINQNGSKSMSFTSNPGAYLLLQGNFIYLQRYDVEQGLYVYRYKIDGSMERLLVKDAVKPAAVINNSLYYAGYSEDHYINALDLSSFTYRTVYDGSYLYPIFMDQYVYYIDIADDYHIYRMKQDGSEVTLLVNESCSTYNITNSGKYLYYQVDNGKKSRICRIDLATLVSETLLDGSYKQIHVTKDYVFFRDFNDTTTFMVYADGGPHVNTFNPPDLDVEKEKKKKQ; encoded by the coding sequence ATGCTGAAATTGATCAGACGTATTTTTATAGGCTTAGTAATCGCTACACTTGCAATCATAGCAATCATATATATGTATTCATCGGGGCGAACCTATTTTAATGAAGAAGACGAAATAGGTAATACAACTGGTAACATCTATAATGGTGGTCTGTTTTGTGAACAGGATAACTTAATTTACTTTAATAATCCAAATGCAAATGGTAAGCTGTATCGCATGAACTCGGATATGTCCGGGATGAAAAAGCTATCGGATGATATGTCAGTATATATAAATGCTGATGAAAACTATATTTATTATGTCAGAGCGAATAATACCCGGGAAAATAAAGATGATGCTTTTACAAAATACAATAATACCGGCGTAATTCGTATAAACCAGAATGGATCGAAGAGTATGTCCTTCACTAGTAACCCAGGTGCGTATCTTCTGCTCCAAGGTAATTTTATATATTTACAGCGTTACGATGTGGAGCAAGGTTTATACGTGTATCGTTACAAAATAGATGGATCCATGGAACGCCTTTTAGTGAAAGATGCAGTAAAACCAGCTGCCGTAATTAATAACTCTTTGTACTATGCAGGATATTCTGAAGATCATTATATTAATGCATTGGATTTATCCAGCTTTACTTATCGTACGGTTTATGATGGTTCTTATCTTTATCCAATATTCATGGATCAATACGTTTATTACATTGATATAGCGGATGATTATCATATTTATCGAATGAAGCAGGATGGTTCGGAAGTAACCCTGCTTGTTAACGAATCCTGCTCCACCTACAATATTACCAACTCCGGTAAATATCTGTACTATCAGGTAGATAACGGCAAGAAAAGCCGAATCTGTCGTATTGATTTAGCGACCTTGGTCTCTGAAACCTTACTGGATGGGAGCTATAAGCAGATCCATGTAACAAAAGATTATGTTTTTTTTAGAGATTTTAACGATACAACGACCTTTATGGTCTATGCCGATGGTGGTCCCCACGTGAATACCTTCAATCCACCTGATCTGGACGTAGAAAAGGAGAAGAAGAAGAAACAATAG
- a CDS encoding bifunctional folylpolyglutamate synthase/dihydrofolate synthase, whose product MTYQEAMEFIKASNQYGSVLGLESITELLNRLNNPQDNLRIVHVAGTNGKGSTSAFITNILAAEGYKVGRYSSPAVFSYREQIQIITSKDQQYDKNITSLKNTVTEITINDITEEGISDAITEIEPLCRKMVEDGLSHPTSFEIETAMAFLYFVKQKVDFAVVEVGLGGRLDATNVIRHPICSVITSISMDHMQFLGNTIEKITEEKAGIIKPGVPVVTNNNRVEVLSVLEKVCASRESQLSLTLQEELCDIHYSPEETTFLYHGKNYRIRLLGNYQTSNAILAIQTAEILRRNGVPVSDMAIREGLFHTKWKGRFEIIAKKPYIILDGAHNEDAALQLRNALQTYFPDKKFIFIIGVLADKEYRKILQIMLPLAKIIITVTPMNQRALPSSKLAIESKAYGAERIFDADAVDHAAQLALQEAKADDVILAFGSLSYLGELQEAIVSSSSPFLRPDQVD is encoded by the coding sequence ATGACATATCAAGAAGCAATGGAATTCATTAAAGCTTCCAATCAATACGGAAGCGTTCTTGGACTTGAGTCGATTACAGAACTTCTGAATAGATTGAACAATCCTCAGGATAACCTGAGGATTGTTCATGTTGCAGGTACTAACGGAAAGGGATCTACTTCAGCATTTATAACGAATATATTGGCTGCAGAAGGGTATAAGGTAGGCCGCTATAGTTCGCCGGCAGTATTTTCTTATCGGGAACAGATACAGATAATAACTAGCAAGGATCAGCAATACGATAAGAATATAACTAGTCTAAAGAATACTGTCACCGAGATTACCATAAACGACATAACAGAGGAAGGCATAAGTGATGCTATTACAGAGATTGAACCTCTATGCAGGAAGATGGTTGAGGATGGATTATCTCATCCAACCTCCTTTGAAATAGAGACAGCTATGGCGTTTTTATATTTCGTTAAGCAAAAGGTTGATTTTGCTGTGGTGGAGGTTGGACTTGGAGGACGTCTTGATGCAACCAACGTTATCCGACATCCGATCTGTAGTGTAATAACATCCATCAGTATGGATCATATGCAATTCCTGGGCAATACGATTGAGAAGATTACAGAAGAAAAGGCTGGAATTATCAAACCCGGTGTTCCCGTAGTTACGAATAATAATAGAGTGGAAGTACTTTCTGTCCTAGAAAAAGTATGTGCAAGCAGGGAAAGTCAGTTAAGCTTAACGTTACAGGAAGAGCTCTGTGATATACATTATTCTCCGGAAGAAACCACATTTCTTTATCATGGAAAGAATTATCGTATTCGGCTACTGGGTAATTATCAGACCAGTAATGCCATCCTCGCTATTCAAACAGCAGAAATTCTTCGAAGGAATGGAGTCCCTGTTTCAGACATGGCCATTAGGGAAGGATTATTCCATACGAAGTGGAAAGGAAGATTCGAGATAATTGCGAAGAAGCCGTATATTATTCTTGATGGAGCACACAACGAAGACGCAGCATTACAGCTGAGAAACGCTTTACAGACTTATTTCCCTGATAAAAAGTTTATTTTTATAATAGGTGTGTTGGCAGATAAAGAGTATCGTAAAATATTACAAATTATGCTCCCGCTTGCTAAGATCATTATTACGGTAACTCCTATGAATCAAAGAGCCTTACCCTCATCAAAGCTAGCGATAGAGAGTAAGGCATATGGTGCGGAACGAATATTCGATGCCGATGCGGTTGATCACGCAGCCCAGCTGGCATTGCAAGAAGCGAAAGCGGACGATGTCATTCTCGCCTTTGGTTCCCTTTCCTATTTAGGTGAACTGCAGGAAGCTATTGTTTCTTCTTCTTCTCCTTTTCTACGTCCAGATCAGGTGGATTGA
- a CDS encoding class I SAM-dependent rRNA methyltransferase, whose product MNQCNAVVTIKKGGARSLKSGGLWIYDNEIDQIVGDYENGDLVYVHDFDGYYLGCGFINTYSKITVRIMSRIKGQEIDHEFLAMRVKAAWDYRKTTVDTGSCRIIFGEADFIPGLVVDKFADILVVQSLAMGIDRMKLEILSILREVLETDGISIRGIYERSDAKVRLQEGMERIKGFIGEPFDTKVEIEENGVKYLVDVAEGQKTGFFLDQKYNRAAIAKLCKGARVLDCFTHTGSFALNAGKAGAKEVIGVDASELGVAQATENAMLNGLSDTVKFITADVFDLLPEYEKKGEMFDVVILDPPAFTKSKNSVKNAIKGYREINLRAMKLVKDGGYLATCSCSHFMTPDLFAETISQAAKNVRKRIRQVEYRTQAPDHPILWAADESYYLKFFIFQVVDEK is encoded by the coding sequence ATGAATCAATGCAATGCAGTTGTTACAATTAAAAAGGGTGGAGCAAGAAGCTTAAAAAGCGGAGGATTGTGGATTTATGATAATGAAATAGATCAAATTGTCGGTGATTATGAGAATGGTGATCTGGTATATGTGCATGATTTTGACGGTTATTATCTGGGATGTGGATTTATTAACACATATTCGAAAATTACGGTACGAATCATGTCGCGGATCAAAGGACAGGAAATCGATCATGAATTTTTAGCTATGAGAGTTAAGGCGGCTTGGGATTATCGTAAGACTACAGTAGATACCGGCAGTTGTAGAATAATCTTTGGCGAGGCGGATTTCATCCCCGGACTGGTGGTAGACAAGTTTGCTGATATTTTAGTAGTACAATCACTGGCAATGGGAATTGACCGCATGAAGCTGGAAATTCTATCAATCCTGAGGGAAGTGCTGGAAACAGATGGAATATCTATTCGTGGCATCTATGAACGAAGTGATGCCAAGGTGCGATTACAGGAAGGAATGGAACGAATCAAAGGCTTTATAGGAGAGCCATTTGACACAAAAGTAGAGATAGAAGAGAATGGTGTTAAATATCTGGTAGATGTGGCGGAAGGCCAAAAAACCGGATTCTTCTTAGATCAAAAATATAATCGTGCTGCGATTGCAAAGCTTTGTAAGGGAGCAAGAGTACTGGATTGCTTTACCCATACCGGATCCTTTGCATTAAATGCAGGGAAGGCCGGTGCTAAGGAGGTTATCGGAGTGGATGCCTCAGAGCTGGGAGTAGCGCAGGCAACAGAAAACGCTATGCTGAATGGGTTGTCCGATACGGTCAAGTTCATAACGGCTGATGTCTTTGATTTGTTACCGGAATATGAAAAAAAGGGTGAAATGTTTGATGTGGTAATTCTTGATCCACCCGCGTTCACAAAGTCGAAGAATTCTGTTAAGAATGCGATAAAGGGATACCGAGAGATTAACCTTAGAGCAATGAAGCTGGTGAAGGATGGGGGTTATCTCGCTACCTGCTCCTGTTCCCATTTTATGACCCCGGATTTATTTGCGGAGACAATCAGTCAAGCTGCAAAGAATGTGAGAAAGCGTATTCGACAGGTAGAATACCGAACCCAGGCTCCGGATCATCCGATTCTGTGGGCTGCGGATGAATCCTATTATTTGAAATTTTTTATTTTCCAGGTAGTAGATGAAAAGTAG
- a CDS encoding GtrA family protein: MKRDSRNGIYEKLGKLINRETIAYVVAGVLTTAVNFISYEGLYRLGLTNLRANALAWIIAVSFAYIVNKRNVFLSRSASAKDEALKVIKFFGARLVTLGIEQLGMYIFIERLGFYRLLVKASMAVIVIVLNYAFSKLYIFNKNKE, encoded by the coding sequence ATGAAACGAGACTCACGAAATGGTATATATGAGAAGCTTGGAAAATTAATAAACAGAGAAACTATTGCTTATGTAGTAGCAGGCGTGTTGACAACGGCAGTGAATTTCATAAGTTACGAAGGCCTATATCGTCTTGGTTTGACAAATCTGCGTGCCAATGCTTTGGCATGGATCATTGCTGTAAGCTTTGCCTATATCGTAAATAAACGAAATGTATTTTTATCGAGAAGTGCTTCGGCGAAGGATGAGGCCCTTAAGGTTATAAAATTCTTTGGCGCCAGACTGGTTACACTGGGGATAGAGCAATTAGGTATGTATATTTTTATTGAACGTCTGGGCTTCTATCGATTGCTGGTAAAAGCTTCCATGGCTGTGATAGTGATTGTATTAAATTATGCATTTAGCAAACTGTACATCTTTAATAAGAACAAGGAATAG
- a CDS encoding prepilin peptidase — MMEVLVYSIIFLYGIFIGSFLNVCIWRIPENHSIVSVESHCMSCNTLLKWYDLIPIISYVVLRGRCRRCKAKISLQYPMVELLNGVLYVLIFFIYGWGTLPNILLNIAYALVVSALIVLSIIDFRTQIIPFGINVFIFIMGLSVMIIKYFCFGNNIGVVTDHIIGFFVVSLFLLILYTVTRGRGIGGGDIKLMAAAGLVLGWQLTLLAFLVGCVLASIIHPLRMKVSRVNSVLAFGPYLSGGIAVAILYGERMMNWYLHTFFI; from the coding sequence ATGATGGAAGTATTGGTATATAGTATTATTTTCCTCTATGGTATTTTTATTGGAAGTTTTTTAAATGTATGTATTTGGCGGATTCCGGAGAATCACAGTATTGTTAGCGTAGAATCTCACTGTATGAGCTGCAACACACTGCTTAAATGGTATGATCTTATCCCCATCATCAGTTATGTTGTTCTTCGCGGACGCTGTAGAAGATGTAAAGCAAAAATATCACTTCAGTATCCTATGGTAGAGTTGCTGAATGGGGTCCTCTATGTCCTTATTTTCTTTATCTATGGATGGGGCACCTTACCTAATATTCTATTGAATATAGCCTATGCTCTAGTGGTGTCAGCATTGATTGTATTAAGCATTATAGATTTTCGGACCCAGATCATTCCATTCGGTATCAATGTATTTATTTTCATAATGGGACTATCTGTTATGATTATTAAGTATTTTTGCTTTGGAAATAATATAGGAGTTGTGACAGATCATATTATTGGTTTTTTTGTGGTAAGTCTGTTTCTGCTCATCCTCTATACTGTAACCCGTGGAAGAGGAATTGGCGGTGGTGATATAAAGCTGATGGCAGCAGCTGGGTTAGTGCTGGGATGGCAGTTAACCCTTCTTGCCTTTCTGGTAGGCTGTGTACTTGCTTCCATCATTCATCCTCTTCGAATGAAAGTAAGCCGTGTAAATAGTGTACTTGCATTTGGCCCATATCTATCAGGAGGAATTGCTGTAGCTATATTATATGGTGAGAGAATGATGAATTGGTATTTACATACTTTTTTTATATAA
- a CDS encoding type IV pilus twitching motility protein PilT, with protein MKLSMDELLKDAQSRKASDLHLTVGVSPKCRINGVLVDMGYEPLSPTDTEAIIMPIVPERLSEKLNTYGEIDFSYSIPNIGRFRVNVFKQRGSYATVVRIINTIVPRAEELGLPYSVVELTKMKRGLVLVTGPTGSGKSTTLATLIDIINTYQNCHIITLEDPIEYLHRHKKSLVNQREIGTDSLSFANALRVVLREDPDVILVGEMRDYETIEVAITAAETGHLVFSTLHTIGAVNTIDRIIDVFPPHQQQQIRIQLSTVLEGVVSQQLLPTADGQGRVAAFEVMLSNPAIRSLIRENKNHQITSFIQTNRKQGMQTMDDAICELYRKGIIHREQALAFAQDILSMERKLCL; from the coding sequence ATGAAGCTTTCGATGGATGAGTTACTAAAGGATGCACAGAGCCGAAAAGCATCTGATCTACATCTTACCGTCGGAGTATCCCCCAAATGTCGAATTAACGGAGTTTTAGTCGATATGGGGTATGAACCATTGTCACCTACGGATACAGAAGCAATTATTATGCCAATAGTACCGGAACGTTTATCAGAAAAGCTAAATACCTATGGAGAAATAGATTTTTCCTATTCTATTCCTAATATAGGAAGATTTCGTGTGAATGTGTTTAAACAGCGGGGCTCTTATGCAACGGTTGTTCGAATTATTAATACAATAGTACCACGGGCAGAAGAGCTTGGTTTACCATATTCGGTTGTTGAGTTGACCAAAATGAAGAGAGGTCTGGTATTAGTAACGGGACCAACCGGAAGTGGCAAGTCAACTACCCTGGCGACTTTAATAGATATTATTAATACGTATCAAAACTGTCATATTATTACTCTGGAGGACCCAATTGAGTATCTACACAGACATAAAAAGTCTTTGGTCAACCAAAGAGAAATCGGAACAGATTCCTTATCCTTTGCGAATGCTCTGAGAGTGGTTCTTCGCGAAGATCCGGACGTTATTCTCGTGGGTGAAATGAGAGATTATGAAACGATTGAAGTGGCAATTACAGCAGCAGAAACTGGACATCTGGTTTTCTCAACTCTGCATACCATTGGAGCAGTGAATACGATTGACAGAATTATAGATGTATTTCCACCACACCAGCAGCAACAGATCCGAATACAGCTTTCCACTGTTTTGGAAGGAGTGGTATCACAGCAATTACTACCTACGGCAGATGGACAAGGCAGGGTTGCTGCATTTGAGGTAATGCTGTCAAACCCGGCCATCAGGAGTCTTATCAGGGAGAATAAGAATCACCAGATCACCTCCTTTATTCAGACAAATCGGAAGCAGGGAATGCAGACGATGGATGATGCAATTTGCGAATTGTATCGAAAGGGGATTATTCACAGAGAGCAGGCATTGGCATTTGCACAGGATATTCTTAGCATGGAGAGAAAGCTGTGTCTCTAA